The following coding sequences are from one Fibrobacter sp. window:
- a CDS encoding thioredoxin domain-containing protein — MWLFLLFSVLPLFAADNDLNPQQSALLDSVVSSFKIEHCCGTSLKSCLDKSTCPIASRLYDFSLWLVQRESDRTKIQEQLEKRYDGFVTTEKHVIDTSFLAWAGLPSSPVRIVSYISSGCNMCKRIVGELYDSVTVGSLSGKAKLLAIPIGTGPGDLALLIANSKGKFWELFQKFRENKLRYSDEDVVKMAEETGISGKEMRYLLKNQDFKNLLSAARNQSTAKEVKVTPTFFINEKRYSSYKDPQWVIDAALFEIEKGSLNK, encoded by the coding sequence TTGTGGTTGTTTCTGCTGTTTTCAGTTCTTCCGCTTTTTGCTGCTGATAATGATCTGAATCCACAGCAATCAGCTCTCCTTGATTCGGTTGTCTCATCATTTAAAATTGAACACTGCTGCGGGACATCTCTGAAATCCTGCCTCGATAAAAGTACATGCCCGATTGCATCACGTTTATATGATTTCTCCCTCTGGCTTGTACAGCGCGAAAGCGACCGCACAAAAATACAGGAACAATTGGAGAAAAGGTACGACGGATTTGTTACCACTGAAAAGCATGTAATTGATACATCTTTCTTAGCCTGGGCAGGCTTGCCATCATCACCAGTCCGTATTGTCTCCTACATATCATCAGGCTGCAATATGTGCAAACGGATCGTTGGTGAACTGTATGACAGTGTGACTGTCGGCTCTCTATCTGGTAAAGCTAAACTTCTGGCCATACCCATTGGAACGGGGCCAGGTGATTTAGCTTTGTTAATTGCAAACTCAAAGGGTAAATTCTGGGAACTGTTTCAGAAGTTCAGAGAAAACAAGCTTAGATATAGCGATGAAGATGTAGTAAAAATGGCTGAAGAGACAGGTATTTCAGGGAAAGAGATGAGGTATCTGTTAAAGAATCAGGATTTTAAGAATCTGTTAAGCGCCGCAAGAAATCAAAGTACAGCCAAAGAAGTAAAGGTTACCCCGACCTTTTTTATCAATGAAAAAAGATACAGCAGCTATAAAGATCCTCAGTGGGTTATTGATGCTGCATTATTTGAGATTGAGAAAGGATCCCTGAACAAATAA